The following are from one region of the Methylophilus sp. DW102 genome:
- a CDS encoding DUF481 domain-containing protein translates to MPQQSMLQARRYLSYTAPSQPWRWLQWALLLLLLTTHLAQADTVWLKNGDKITGTLGVKISNKLTFKTSYADEIKINWDDIHSIDAEKSILMQLSDGSIVTGRLIHSTEGQVILDEETNTRLVDTELGEIHYINPTLDLIGEGYVWTGNMSLGGAFNNGNSKNRNMQFNGESILRGFDTRYTVQGYYYWAADKDRQTQNNGRVRGQYDHFFTKKWYGYLNTIQEKDRFRDIRLRSTYSVGTGYQFFESEKRNLSLEGGLSYITQDYYEESNENHAALRWAVNYNQYLFDSFVQAFHRHEVTYTPNSPSQILLYSSTGLRFPFIFGLSASTQVDYNYDSRPVDERRKGDTRALFTLGYSWK, encoded by the coding sequence ATGCCACAACAATCCATGCTTCAGGCACGTCGATATCTATCCTACACCGCGCCATCACAACCGTGGCGATGGTTGCAATGGGCCTTGTTACTGCTCCTGCTAACGACGCATCTGGCGCAGGCAGATACGGTATGGCTCAAAAACGGGGACAAAATCACCGGGACGCTAGGCGTCAAAATCTCAAACAAGCTCACCTTTAAAACCAGCTATGCAGACGAGATTAAAATCAACTGGGATGACATCCACAGCATTGATGCCGAAAAGTCTATCCTGATGCAGCTATCAGATGGCAGTATCGTTACCGGACGTTTGATACACAGTACTGAGGGTCAGGTCATTCTGGATGAGGAAACGAATACACGGCTGGTGGATACTGAACTCGGCGAAATTCATTACATCAATCCGACCCTGGATCTGATTGGCGAAGGCTATGTCTGGACCGGGAACATGAGCCTGGGTGGTGCCTTTAACAACGGTAACAGTAAAAACCGCAACATGCAGTTTAATGGCGAGTCGATTTTGCGCGGCTTTGATACGCGCTATACCGTACAGGGCTACTACTATTGGGCTGCAGATAAAGATCGCCAGACTCAGAACAATGGGCGAGTCCGTGGTCAGTACGATCACTTTTTCACCAAAAAATGGTATGGCTACTTGAACACGATTCAGGAAAAAGACCGTTTCCGCGACATTCGCTTGCGCAGCACCTACAGTGTGGGTACGGGTTACCAGTTTTTTGAAAGCGAAAAACGCAATCTTTCACTGGAAGGCGGTCTGTCATACATCACCCAGGATTATTACGAGGAAAGTAACGAGAATCATGCGGCCTTGCGTTGGGCGGTCAACTATAACCAATACCTGTTTGATTCATTTGTGCAAGCATTCCACCGGCATGAAGTCACTTACACGCCGAACTCGCCGTCACAAATCCTGCTTTACAGCTCCACCGGCTTGCGTTTTCCGTTTATTTTCGGCTTGAGTGCCTCTACACAAGTCGACTATAACTATGACAGCCGCCCTGTCGATGAACGGCGTAAAGGCGATACGCGCGCGCTGTTTACGCTGGGTTACAGCTGGAAGTAA
- a CDS encoding SAM-dependent methyltransferase has protein sequence MVQTLLPPEVRPGQSLPLLQALHILTRDGKLNQDSRRKLKQVYHLVNFIEPLMQTVMEKQPSPVLVDHGAGKSYLGFILYDLLLKQHQAGQVIGIESRGELIEKSRQLAQACDFSRMQFEHLTVAEAMQSEQLPEQVDIVTALHACNTATDDAIAFGLQKQAQFMVLVPCCQAEVAEALRQHKAEALSKTFLSELWRHPIHTREFGSQVTNVLRCLALEAHGYQVTVTELVGWEHSMKNELIIAKYTGQRKRSARERGLQLLEQLHLSGLAPRFHF, from the coding sequence ATGGTCCAAACATTATTGCCCCCCGAGGTCAGGCCTGGCCAATCCTTGCCCTTATTGCAGGCCTTACATATCCTCACCCGCGACGGTAAGCTCAATCAGGATAGCCGCCGCAAACTTAAGCAGGTCTATCATCTGGTCAATTTTATCGAACCGCTGATGCAGACGGTGATGGAAAAACAACCTTCGCCCGTCTTGGTTGATCACGGCGCCGGTAAATCTTACCTGGGCTTTATTTTGTATGACTTGTTGCTGAAACAACATCAGGCAGGCCAAGTGATTGGCATTGAGAGCCGCGGTGAATTGATTGAAAAGTCGCGTCAACTGGCGCAAGCATGTGACTTTAGCCGCATGCAGTTTGAGCATTTGACGGTGGCAGAAGCCATGCAGTCCGAGCAACTGCCAGAACAGGTTGATATTGTGACGGCCTTGCATGCCTGCAACACTGCCACCGATGATGCGATTGCGTTTGGCTTGCAAAAGCAGGCACAGTTTATGGTGTTGGTGCCTTGTTGTCAGGCGGAGGTGGCTGAAGCGCTACGGCAACATAAAGCTGAGGCCTTATCAAAAACCTTTTTAAGTGAGTTGTGGCGTCATCCTATCCATACGCGTGAGTTTGGCAGCCAGGTGACCAATGTGCTGCGCTGCCTTGCGCTGGAAGCGCATGGCTATCAGGTGACCGTGACCGAGCTGGTAGGCTGGGAGCATTCTATGAAAAATGAACTGATCATTGCCAAGTATACCGGCCAGCGTAAACGCAGCGCGCGTGAGCGCGGCTTGCAATTGCTGGAGCAGTTGCATTTGTCTGGCCTTGCGCCAAGGTTTCACTTTTAG
- a CDS encoding DUF3526 domain-containing protein, which yields MKHEFTLLLKQRSLTLLLLLSLVLVSFSLLNGWQNIRHIQSQIQHAQQEETMRKQDFIQHNSHDGTLEAGEVGYYLFHNVYYRPGEWSFIALGNRLVVPYVQRIRLLGLQSQLYDGESHHPEYVMLGTFDYAFLLVFFAPLLCIALMHDLKANEQQAQRLLFLHSLVKEPGHFWFKRVLSRWVLVTLVFVLPLLLFAGMHSLSLSPLLQILTITALYTFLWSVLCSAVSLRKRALNANFNAMLLSSIWVMLCVVLPNLCQLWLHARYPLQDGSQLAMQHRQLVHGAWDLPKEDTLKPFYALYPQWKDTPPVTGRFHWKWYFAFQHMGDVHLQAQVAARTRTLQMRADAATKMGRWLPTVWAQAQLEAVACSDISHLLVHRQQIEKFHTRLREAIYPFLFEERALHRKEIESMPVFDANEPCTQGPHPDGNG from the coding sequence ATGAAACATGAATTCACTCTGCTGCTCAAGCAACGCAGCCTGACCCTATTGCTTTTGCTCAGCCTGGTACTGGTTAGTTTTAGCTTGTTAAATGGCTGGCAAAATATCCGTCATATCCAGTCCCAGATCCAGCATGCGCAACAGGAAGAGACCATGCGCAAGCAGGACTTTATCCAGCACAACAGTCATGACGGGACACTTGAGGCAGGAGAAGTGGGCTATTACCTGTTCCACAACGTCTATTACCGCCCTGGCGAATGGAGCTTTATTGCCCTGGGCAACCGGCTGGTGGTGCCGTACGTGCAACGGATACGTTTACTCGGCTTGCAAAGCCAGCTTTACGATGGTGAGTCGCATCACCCTGAATATGTGATGCTGGGTACCTTTGACTATGCTTTTTTGCTGGTATTTTTTGCACCTTTGCTCTGTATCGCCCTGATGCATGACCTGAAAGCCAACGAGCAACAGGCGCAACGTTTACTGTTTTTGCATAGCCTGGTAAAAGAACCTGGTCATTTCTGGTTTAAACGGGTGTTATCCCGCTGGGTGCTTGTCACGCTTGTCTTCGTACTCCCGTTATTACTGTTTGCCGGGATGCACTCGCTTTCCTTGTCACCCCTGTTACAGATTTTGACAATTACAGCCTTATACACGTTTTTATGGTCTGTATTGTGTAGTGCAGTCAGCCTGCGCAAACGAGCGCTCAACGCCAACTTCAATGCCATGTTGCTGAGCAGCATTTGGGTCATGTTATGCGTGGTCTTACCGAATCTTTGCCAGCTATGGCTGCACGCCCGTTATCCCTTGCAAGACGGTAGCCAGCTTGCCATGCAGCATCGGCAATTGGTACATGGCGCCTGGGATTTGCCAAAAGAGGATACGCTGAAACCCTTCTATGCCTTGTATCCGCAATGGAAAGACACGCCGCCCGTCACAGGCCGCTTTCACTGGAAATGGTACTTTGCCTTTCAGCATATGGGCGATGTCCACTTGCAAGCACAAGTGGCTGCCCGAACACGAACCTTACAAATGAGGGCGGATGCCGCAACAAAGATGGGGCGGTGGTTACCCACGGTCTGGGCGCAAGCACAACTGGAAGCGGTCGCATGCAGCGATATTAGCCATTTGCTAGTACACAGACAGCAGATAGAGAAGTTTCACACCCGCCTGCGTGAAGCCATCTACCCTTTTTTGTTTGAGGAGCGAGCACTACATCGCAAAGAGATTGAATCCATGCCAGTCTTTGACGCAAACGAGCCGTGCACGCAAGGTCCGCATCCTGATGGCAACGGCTAA
- a CDS encoding OmpW family outer membrane protein, which produces MKKTAISLMLAALLPALNAQAEQGDWVVRLRATNISPNESSDLGKYVNKNIAAGAMSSGAELKADSNTIPELDISYYWTKNIATELILALGSKHDVSITKEPGSTVPNQLLGSIDALPPTLTAQWHFNPDQTFDPYVGAGINATFMLDRRLDLRQGPLAGQKIKIDRDSFGPALQAGLDVNLKDGWMLNADVKYIWMNTTVKMQNPLNGNAWTKIDDLDIDPWVISLGFGKRF; this is translated from the coding sequence ATGAAAAAAACCGCAATCAGTTTAATGTTGGCTGCTTTATTGCCAGCCCTCAATGCTCAGGCAGAACAAGGCGACTGGGTCGTCCGCCTGCGCGCCACCAATATCAGCCCGAACGAAAGTAGCGATCTGGGCAAGTATGTAAACAAAAATATTGCGGCAGGCGCGATGTCTAGCGGTGCAGAATTAAAGGCTGACAGCAATACCATTCCTGAGCTGGACATCAGCTACTACTGGACCAAAAACATTGCGACAGAACTGATCCTGGCCTTGGGTTCCAAGCATGATGTGAGCATTACCAAAGAGCCAGGCTCTACCGTGCCAAATCAATTATTGGGCAGCATTGATGCATTGCCCCCGACCTTGACCGCCCAATGGCACTTTAACCCAGATCAAACCTTTGACCCTTATGTGGGTGCCGGCATTAACGCAACCTTTATGCTGGACCGCCGTCTGGACCTGCGCCAAGGCCCATTAGCCGGTCAAAAAATTAAAATTGATCGCGACAGCTTTGGCCCAGCGTTACAAGCGGGCCTGGATGTGAACCTCAAAGATGGCTGGATGCTGAACGCCGATGTGAAATACATCTGGATGAATACCACCGTAAAAATGCAAAACCCGCTCAATGGCAACGCCTGGACAAAAATTGATGACCTGGATATCGATCCATGGGTGATCAGCCTGGGTTTCGGCAAGCGCTTCTAG
- a CDS encoding GGDEF domain-containing protein: MISGAYQQRRLIMGWVRGLLIFGCGLAVYFFSQTSLIIGPQSIYIAAAVTLVAQGLSQLVNGIRMFRGYRVYRYWTLLVITTLLACNAVMLNMHVSNRWLLLSNLAVLLWIFAYGSRSLVGHGKDFVANVFWLCCSLFAMVGLILAIVAVKVGLADQASLDGFGDWSIHAYLVSFFMLVITAVVSLLLLVMHVKAQAGLQAIATLDGLTGVLNRRGLQEAASRMQAVSQRIQLPMGMLIVDLDYFKKVNDVYGHLVGDVVLKSCAGTIRAALRGGDVIGRYGGEEFCILMPNTGEQEAMVLAERIRRIIEVTPVSIAGVESMSRETQAIKCTVSVGAVSSETVGYVIDALFAAADQNLYRAKQKGRNRIVSNIEQLLDKSPVKGKSAKRHASVIA; the protein is encoded by the coding sequence ATGATTTCTGGTGCCTATCAGCAGCGCCGCCTGATCATGGGTTGGGTGCGGGGCTTGCTCATTTTTGGCTGTGGACTAGCCGTCTATTTCTTTTCGCAAACCAGTCTTATCATCGGGCCACAAAGTATCTATATTGCGGCGGCGGTGACTCTGGTGGCACAAGGCTTGAGTCAGCTCGTTAATGGGATACGTATGTTCAGGGGGTATCGCGTTTACCGCTATTGGACCTTGCTCGTGATTACCACCTTGCTGGCCTGCAATGCCGTGATGTTGAACATGCATGTTTCCAATCGCTGGCTGCTACTGAGTAATTTAGCCGTTTTGCTCTGGATATTTGCTTACGGCAGTCGCAGTTTGGTAGGACATGGAAAAGATTTTGTCGCCAATGTCTTTTGGCTGTGTTGTAGTCTGTTTGCCATGGTTGGCTTGATCCTGGCCATTGTCGCAGTCAAGGTTGGCCTGGCGGATCAGGCGAGTCTCGATGGCTTTGGCGACTGGAGTATCCATGCTTATCTGGTGTCCTTTTTCATGCTGGTCATCACGGCGGTGGTGAGCTTGCTGTTGTTGGTCATGCATGTCAAGGCGCAAGCCGGGTTGCAGGCGATTGCGACCCTGGATGGCCTGACTGGCGTGCTGAATCGGCGTGGCCTGCAAGAAGCTGCCAGTCGCATGCAGGCGGTTTCGCAACGGATTCAATTACCCATGGGCATGCTGATTGTCGACCTGGATTACTTTAAAAAGGTCAATGACGTGTATGGCCACCTGGTGGGCGATGTGGTACTCAAGTCTTGCGCCGGGACCATACGTGCCGCCTTGCGTGGCGGCGATGTTATCGGGCGTTATGGCGGTGAGGAATTCTGTATCCTGATGCCCAACACTGGTGAGCAAGAGGCGATGGTGCTGGCTGAGCGCATCCGCCGCATTATTGAGGTGACGCCCGTGAGCATTGCTGGCGTTGAGAGCATGAGTCGCGAGACCCAGGCGATTAAATGTACGGTCAGTGTCGGCGCTGTAAGCTCAGAAACCGTGGGCTATGTGATTGATGCCTTGTTTGCAGCGGCAGACCAGAATCTCTACCGTGCCAAGCAAAAGGGCCGCAACCGTATTGTGAGCAATATAGAGCAATTGCTGGATAAGTCCCCAGTGAAAGGTAAGTCTGCGAAACGGCATGCTAGCGTGATTGCCTAA
- a CDS encoding UvrD-helicase domain-containing protein, protein MQHLLNPPQREAIHYLDGPLLVLAGAGSGKTRVITQKIAYLINQAGYQGHQIAAITFTNKAAREMQERVTPLLEGKSGKGLTVTTFHSLGLQILRQEAALLGYKPQFSILDASDSFKILSDILATTDKQLLRKTQWQISSWKNDFISPDQAKSQADEELTHAAARVYQLYQQTLRAYQAVDFDDLIKVPVELFDQHSEMLEKWQRKLHYLLVDEYQDTNACQYKLIKQLTGLRAQFTAVGDDDQAIYGWRGADVENLRQLTTDFSKLKVIKLEQNYRSTVRILRAANHVIANNPKLFEKKLWSELGTGDLIHVTATQSEEHEAETVVMKLQAHKFEHRTTYKDYAILYRSNHQARIIEQFLRNHKIPYTISGGQSFFDKPEIKDIISYLRLIMNEDDDPAFIRAATTPKKGIGNTTLERLGEYASAHKMSLFAAAFEGGFQHEVGAKQLDDLLTFCRFIQTLQGRAVKDPANEVLSDLLTAIQYESYLYDGEEARSAETRWSNVQEFVAWLSKKGEASTEFGHESDGKNLIELTQLVSLITMLEGREDGEPDAVKLSTLHASKGLEYGHVFLIGCEEGILPHTNSIDADQIEEERRLMYVGITRAQKSLNITWCKKRKRAGEMQACEPSRFISELPKDDVKHFGNPFNGPDQVLSKDYGKSKMANIKAMLASKTTSIQS, encoded by the coding sequence ATGCAGCATCTGTTAAATCCTCCCCAGCGTGAAGCGATTCACTATCTTGACGGCCCGTTGCTGGTACTGGCAGGCGCTGGCAGTGGTAAAACCCGCGTCATTACCCAGAAAATTGCCTACCTGATCAACCAGGCGGGTTACCAGGGTCATCAAATCGCGGCGATCACCTTTACCAACAAGGCCGCACGTGAGATGCAGGAGCGCGTGACGCCTTTGCTGGAAGGCAAAAGTGGCAAAGGACTCACCGTCACCACCTTTCACTCCCTAGGCTTGCAGATTTTGCGCCAGGAAGCAGCGCTGCTCGGCTATAAACCACAATTCTCCATTCTGGACGCCTCGGACAGCTTTAAAATCCTCAGTGATATTTTAGCCACCACCGACAAGCAACTGTTGCGCAAAACACAATGGCAAATCTCCAGTTGGAAGAATGACTTTATCAGCCCGGATCAGGCCAAATCACAAGCCGATGAAGAGCTCACCCATGCCGCAGCCCGGGTGTACCAGCTTTATCAGCAAACCCTGCGCGCGTATCAGGCGGTAGACTTTGATGACCTGATCAAGGTCCCGGTGGAGCTGTTTGATCAGCACAGTGAAATGCTAGAAAAATGGCAACGCAAGTTGCACTACCTGCTCGTGGATGAATATCAGGATACCAATGCTTGCCAGTACAAGCTGATTAAACAGCTAACCGGCCTGAGAGCACAATTCACCGCCGTAGGCGACGATGACCAGGCGATTTATGGCTGGCGTGGTGCCGACGTGGAAAACTTGCGTCAGTTGACCACAGACTTTTCCAAACTCAAGGTGATCAAGCTCGAACAAAACTACCGCTCTACCGTGCGGATTTTGCGCGCGGCCAACCACGTCATTGCCAACAATCCCAAACTGTTTGAGAAAAAACTGTGGAGCGAACTCGGCACGGGCGACCTGATCCACGTCACGGCGACGCAAAGTGAAGAACACGAAGCAGAAACCGTGGTGATGAAGCTGCAAGCGCACAAATTTGAGCATCGTACGACTTACAAAGACTACGCCATTCTCTACCGCAGCAACCACCAGGCGCGAATTATTGAGCAATTTCTGCGTAACCACAAAATCCCCTACACAATTTCGGGGGGCCAATCATTTTTTGACAAGCCTGAGATCAAAGACATCATCAGCTACCTGCGCCTGATAATGAACGAAGATGATGATCCGGCGTTTATCCGCGCCGCCACCACGCCGAAAAAAGGCATAGGCAACACCACGTTGGAAAGGCTGGGCGAATACGCCAGCGCACACAAGATGTCATTGTTTGCCGCCGCCTTTGAAGGTGGCTTTCAGCATGAGGTCGGCGCAAAACAGCTCGATGACCTGCTGACCTTCTGCCGCTTTATCCAAACGCTGCAAGGCCGTGCTGTCAAAGACCCGGCTAACGAAGTGCTCAGCGACTTGCTCACCGCCATCCAGTATGAAAGCTATCTGTACGACGGTGAAGAAGCCAGATCTGCCGAGACGCGCTGGAGCAATGTACAAGAATTCGTCGCCTGGCTCAGCAAAAAAGGCGAAGCCTCGACCGAGTTCGGCCATGAATCCGACGGTAAAAACCTCATCGAACTGACACAACTGGTTTCGCTCATCACCATGCTAGAAGGCCGCGAAGATGGCGAGCCGGATGCCGTCAAACTCTCTACCTTACACGCCTCAAAAGGACTGGAATACGGCCATGTGTTTCTGATCGGCTGTGAAGAAGGCATCCTGCCACACACCAACTCCATCGACGCCGACCAGATTGAAGAAGAACGCCGACTCATGTATGTAGGCATCACCCGCGCCCAAAAATCACTTAACATTACCTGGTGCAAAAAACGCAAACGCGCGGGGGAAATGCAAGCCTGCGAGCCCAGCCGTTTTATTAGCGAATTGCCTAAAGATGATGTGAAGCACTTTGGCAACCCGTTTAATGGGCCAGATCAGGTGTTAAGTAAGGATTATGGCAAGAGTAAAATGGCGAATATTAAGGCGATGCTGGCGAGTAAAACCACATCAATCCAATCCTAG
- a CDS encoding M14 family metallopeptidase produces the protein MRFCWLCMLLLSWGSLHAREAFDLAGKQIASGTVSSWMMAVSSTAIPVTVIHGQTSGPVLTLTAGIHGDEFPSILALQQLRKQIQPEHLKGTLILIHLANLEGFHARRIALSPVDEKNLNRVFPGSAQGTLTEQIADFLTAQVISKTDYLIDIHSGSANQHLWPHAYSPVLHVPALDARTQHFADLLGLPDIVLYDGRPNDPDHSISYPNTAQTRVKPALTLEVGQFAQRDAAFVAMITQACAQAMSGLGMIDAPETIDVSTQHTTKVASPIHYYSKMVELRSQQTGLFTAKSSIGDWVTAGQVVGEVTDYFGEKIETLRAPVAGRILIQNATPPIRAGEVTLSIGVVNAP, from the coding sequence ATGCGTTTCTGCTGGCTTTGCATGCTGTTGTTGTCTTGGGGAAGTTTGCATGCAAGGGAGGCCTTTGATTTGGCGGGCAAGCAGATTGCGTCAGGCACTGTCTCTTCATGGATGATGGCCGTGTCGTCAACGGCGATTCCGGTGACGGTGATTCATGGGCAAACTTCAGGACCGGTATTGACCCTGACAGCAGGTATCCATGGCGATGAATTTCCTTCGATACTGGCCTTGCAGCAGTTGCGCAAGCAGATACAGCCTGAACACTTGAAAGGGACCTTGATTCTAATTCATCTGGCGAATCTTGAAGGTTTTCATGCACGTCGCATTGCACTGAGTCCGGTCGATGAGAAAAACCTGAACCGGGTGTTTCCTGGTAGCGCACAAGGCACCCTGACTGAGCAGATCGCCGATTTTTTAACGGCGCAAGTCATCAGCAAAACGGATTACCTGATTGACATCCATTCTGGCAGTGCCAACCAGCATTTATGGCCACATGCGTATTCCCCGGTGTTGCACGTGCCAGCGCTGGATGCCAGAACACAGCATTTTGCTGATCTTTTAGGATTGCCAGACATTGTGCTCTATGACGGCAGGCCCAATGATCCTGATCATTCCATCTCATATCCGAATACGGCACAGACCAGGGTTAAGCCTGCATTGACGCTGGAAGTCGGCCAGTTTGCTCAGCGCGATGCCGCTTTTGTGGCCATGATCACGCAAGCTTGTGCACAGGCCATGAGTGGCTTGGGCATGATAGATGCGCCTGAAACGATAGATGTCAGCACGCAACACACGACAAAGGTAGCCTCGCCAATTCATTATTACAGCAAAATGGTTGAGCTACGCAGCCAGCAAACCGGCTTGTTTACGGCCAAATCCAGCATAGGCGATTGGGTGACAGCAGGGCAGGTCGTAGGTGAAGTGACGGATTATTTTGGCGAGAAGATTGAAACTTTGCGTGCGCCTGTGGCCGGGCGCATCCTGATTCAAAATGCCACGCCACCGATACGCGCGGGCGAAGTCACATTATCTATTGGTGTGGTGAATGCCCCTTAG
- the ylqF gene encoding ribosome biogenesis GTPase YlqF, with protein sequence MAIQWFPGHMTSARKKAEETLEHIDVVIEVLDARVPAASHNPMIEEMRNFRQRPNLKILNKADLADPNVTQAWLNYFNSQPNTKAVALSCKKPGDAKKIPGLCRQLAPHRGTPLKPLRMMIMGIPNVGKSTLMNALLNRRAAKVGDEPAVTKSQQRFELSDSLNITDTPGMMWPKIEHASDGYMLAASHAIGRNAVIDEDVAEFLGNVLLKQYPALMNTRYKLDVMKLNVAEIDGIDLLQAIAKRRSYKRNDGEWDMERTAMALLTDYRSGAIGRVSLESPQSRAEMLAQAAEQQNSTAQEEIPASESDQA encoded by the coding sequence ATGGCGATACAATGGTTTCCGGGGCACATGACTTCTGCCCGCAAAAAAGCAGAAGAGACACTGGAACACATTGATGTCGTCATTGAAGTACTGGACGCCCGCGTACCCGCCGCCAGCCACAACCCCATGATTGAGGAAATGCGTAATTTCCGCCAGCGCCCTAACCTCAAAATCCTCAACAAAGCCGATCTGGCTGACCCGAATGTGACGCAAGCCTGGTTGAATTACTTTAACAGCCAGCCCAATACAAAAGCGGTAGCCCTCTCTTGCAAAAAGCCCGGTGATGCAAAAAAAATCCCTGGTCTATGCCGCCAACTGGCCCCGCATCGTGGCACGCCGCTGAAACCCTTACGCATGATGATCATGGGGATTCCCAACGTCGGCAAATCCACCTTGATGAATGCCCTGCTCAACCGGCGTGCAGCCAAGGTCGGCGATGAACCGGCCGTGACCAAAAGCCAGCAACGTTTCGAACTGAGCGACAGCCTCAACATCACGGATACGCCGGGCATGATGTGGCCCAAAATCGAACACGCCTCAGATGGGTATATGCTGGCCGCCAGCCATGCGATTGGCCGCAATGCAGTGATTGATGAGGATGTGGCTGAGTTTTTGGGCAATGTGTTGTTGAAGCAATATCCAGCGCTCATGAATACTCGCTACAAGTTGGACGTGATGAAGCTGAATGTGGCTGAAATAGATGGCATCGACTTATTGCAAGCCATTGCCAAACGCAGAAGCTACAAACGCAATGATGGAGAGTGGGATATGGAGCGTACCGCCATGGCCTTGCTCACAGACTATCGAAGTGGCGCCATTGGCCGCGTCAGCTTGGAGTCCCCGCAAAGCCGAGCCGAAATGCTGGCACAAGCGGCTGAGCAACAAAACAGCACCGCTCAGGAAGAAATCCCCGCTTCTGAATCAGACCAAGCGTGA